The Hymenobacter sp. GOD-10R genome includes a window with the following:
- a CDS encoding formimidoylglutamase: MNLALFFDPLREELIASGSTLSTLAICASPFVDNFPDWRNADLAIIGLDEWRGSALGAPAVHGADEVRSRFYQLQKGTSSVRLVDLGNLRPGLTLEDTYLRLREIVAMLLEHNTLPLLVGGSPDLDYGQFLAYETQDRPISFAAIDSRVDMAEHASAPQEEAHLRRILMYEPNFLFNFVQLAYQQYLVAPDVLVALEKLHFEKLRLGEIHADVCQAELLLRQADLVSFDVAALRWISAPAYQPANPFGLTGEEAAQLAWYAGHSDHLSSFGLYGYRPDHDEQGLAAMTLATMLWYFIEGFYHRSKDKDFQSANFTRYLVSLSDTPETVVFYKANYGEKWWVEVESMANSTLKRLVPCTYEEYQEAVHGILPNRWYLTQALLG, translated from the coding sequence ATGAACCTGGCCCTTTTCTTTGACCCGCTTCGCGAGGAACTTATCGCTTCTGGTTCTACTCTCTCCACGCTGGCCATCTGTGCCTCGCCATTCGTAGATAATTTTCCGGACTGGCGCAATGCAGACCTAGCTATCATCGGCTTGGACGAATGGCGCGGTAGTGCTCTCGGCGCTCCTGCCGTGCACGGTGCCGACGAAGTGCGTAGCCGCTTCTACCAATTACAGAAAGGTACCAGCTCCGTGCGCTTGGTTGACCTCGGCAACTTGCGCCCCGGCCTCACCCTGGAAGACACGTACCTGCGGCTGCGCGAGATTGTGGCAATGCTACTGGAGCACAACACGCTGCCGCTGTTGGTGGGCGGTAGCCCCGACCTAGACTACGGGCAGTTTCTAGCCTACGAAACGCAGGACCGTCCGATCAGCTTTGCCGCCATCGATTCGCGGGTCGATATGGCCGAGCATGCCTCCGCGCCTCAGGAGGAAGCGCATTTGCGGCGCATCCTTATGTACGAGCCTAACTTCTTGTTCAACTTCGTGCAGCTTGCCTATCAGCAGTATCTGGTGGCGCCCGATGTCTTGGTGGCCCTAGAAAAGCTGCATTTTGAGAAGCTGCGGCTAGGAGAAATCCACGCGGACGTGTGCCAAGCGGAGTTGCTATTGCGTCAAGCCGACCTTGTGAGTTTTGATGTGGCGGCGCTACGCTGGATTAGCGCGCCAGCATATCAACCGGCCAACCCATTTGGCCTCACGGGCGAAGAAGCCGCGCAGCTTGCTTGGTACGCCGGCCACAGCGACCATCTCAGCAGCTTTGGCCTCTACGGCTACCGCCCCGACCACGACGAGCAAGGCCTAGCTGCCATGACGCTAGCAACCATGCTCTGGTACTTCATTGAAGGCTTCTACCATCGCAGCAAGGACAAAGATTTCCAAAGTGCCAACTTCACACGCTACTTGGTCAGTCTCTCCGACACTCCTGAAACGGTAGTGTTCTACAAAGCCAACTACGGCGAGAAGTGGTGGGTGGAAGTAGAAAGTATGGCCAACAGCACTCTCAAGCGGCTTGTGCCCTGCACGTATGAAGAGTACCAGGAGGCAGTTCATGGTATCTTGCCCAACCGTTGGTATCTCACGCAAGCCTTGCTGGGCTAG
- a CDS encoding cytochrome b5 domain-containing protein, whose product MIPDLPEYTRTQLSLRNGQDRDEIWVAYLGLIYDVSRSRLWRRGNHYEHWAGQDLTKELQQDAPHTEHVFDNFPVIGRLKDAVPSGS is encoded by the coding sequence ATGATACCTGACCTACCGGAATACACGCGGACGCAGCTTTCCTTGCGCAATGGGCAGGACCGCGACGAAATCTGGGTAGCGTACCTAGGTCTGATTTATGACGTGAGCCGTTCCCGCTTATGGCGCCGTGGCAATCATTATGAACATTGGGCGGGGCAAGATCTTACGAAGGAATTGCAGCAAGATGCCCCGCATACCGAGCATGTATTTGATAATTTTCCAGTTATTGGTCGGCTGAAAGACGCTGTGCCATCTGGTAGCTAA
- the murQ gene encoding N-acetylmuramic acid 6-phosphate etherase, with the protein MSTTESPSLFNNLETLSTHELLTGINSMDQTVPAAVAKALPQIEALVEATVARLREGGRLFYIGAGTSGRLGILDASECPPTFGVPQGLVIGIIAGGDTAIRKAVENAEDDTEQAWRDLQAYNINEKDMLVGIAASGRTPYVIGGLQQARQQGIATGCIVCNADSAVAAAAEFPVEVVTGPEFLTGSTRMKAGTAQKLALNMLTTATMIRLGRVKGNKMVDMQLSNHKLVDRGERMLMDELGIEQPEAATLLKQHGSVRAALEANKNP; encoded by the coding sequence GTGAGCACTACCGAAAGCCCTTCTCTCTTCAACAATCTCGAAACGCTTTCCACGCACGAGCTGCTCACGGGCATCAACAGCATGGATCAGACGGTGCCAGCTGCCGTAGCCAAGGCACTGCCCCAAATAGAGGCCTTGGTAGAAGCCACCGTAGCTAGGCTCCGCGAGGGCGGACGGCTATTTTACATTGGCGCAGGTACAAGCGGAAGACTAGGTATTCTGGATGCGTCGGAGTGCCCGCCTACATTTGGCGTGCCGCAGGGGCTGGTCATTGGCATCATTGCGGGCGGCGACACAGCTATTCGCAAAGCCGTAGAAAACGCTGAAGACGACACCGAGCAAGCCTGGCGCGATTTGCAAGCCTACAACATCAACGAGAAAGACATGCTCGTCGGCATTGCCGCATCTGGGCGCACGCCGTACGTCATTGGTGGTTTGCAACAAGCTAGGCAGCAAGGTATTGCAACGGGCTGCATCGTGTGCAACGCCGACTCGGCCGTAGCCGCCGCCGCCGAGTTTCCGGTGGAAGTCGTAACAGGCCCGGAATTCCTGACGGGTAGCACGCGCATGAAAGCTGGCACCGCGCAAAAGCTTGCACTCAACATGCTTACCACTGCCACCATGATTCGGCTAGGTCGAGTGAAGGGCAACAAGATGGTGGATATGCAGCTCTCCAACCACAAGCTCGTCGACCGTGGCGAACGGATGCTGATGGACGAGCTAGGTATTGAACAACCCGAGGCTGCCACTTTGCTGAAGCAGCACGGCTCGGTACGGGCAGCGCTGGAGGCAAATAAGAATCCGTAG
- the der gene encoding ribosome biogenesis GTPase Der has protein sequence MHNTIAIVGRPNVGKSTLFNRLVGQRKAIMDNQSGVTRDRHYGYGEWIGKYYTVIDTGGYVHNSEDIFEGEINKQVKLAIEEADVVLFMVDVDAGLHPLDEEFANVLRRYEGQKPIYLVANKADTNARAHSAGEFYALGLGEGDIFTISSQSGSGTGDLLDAVVSHFEEEGVEEPDAGIPKIAVVGRPNAGKSSFVNLLLGTDRSIVTDIAGTTRDSIQARYNAFGNEFILVDTAGLRRKSKVNEDIEFYSVLRAIRAMEESDVCVVMLDATRGIEAQDVNIITLADKNRKGIVILVNKWDLIEDKQTNTAKEFEEKILEKIAPISYPPIVFISVLNKQRVHKAIETAIEVYNNKMKKVPTSQLNEVMLQEIEKYPPPATKGKLVRIKYATQLPTHNPVFAFFCNLPQYVKESYTRYLENRLRENFDFTGVPIGIVFRKK, from the coding sequence ATGCATAATACCATTGCAATTGTGGGGCGCCCCAACGTGGGCAAATCCACCCTTTTTAACCGTCTGGTAGGCCAGCGCAAGGCCATCATGGATAACCAGAGCGGTGTGACCCGCGACCGGCACTATGGCTACGGCGAGTGGATTGGCAAGTACTACACCGTGATTGATACGGGCGGGTACGTGCACAACTCCGAAGATATTTTTGAGGGCGAAATCAACAAGCAGGTAAAGCTAGCTATTGAAGAAGCCGACGTGGTTCTGTTCATGGTAGACGTGGACGCTGGCTTGCACCCGCTCGACGAGGAGTTTGCCAACGTACTGCGCCGTTACGAAGGGCAGAAGCCTATTTATTTGGTTGCCAACAAGGCTGACACAAACGCCCGTGCTCACTCCGCTGGCGAATTCTATGCCCTAGGTCTAGGGGAAGGCGACATCTTCACCATCAGCAGCCAGAGCGGCTCCGGTACCGGCGACTTGCTTGATGCCGTGGTAAGCCACTTCGAAGAAGAAGGTGTAGAAGAGCCCGACGCCGGTATTCCTAAGATTGCCGTCGTTGGCCGCCCAAACGCGGGTAAGTCGAGCTTTGTGAACCTGCTGCTTGGTACCGACCGTAGTATCGTGACGGACATTGCCGGCACTACCCGCGACTCGATCCAGGCGCGCTACAACGCGTTCGGCAACGAGTTCATCTTGGTCGATACGGCTGGTTTGCGCCGCAAGAGCAAAGTCAACGAAGACATTGAATTCTACTCCGTGCTACGAGCCATCCGAGCTATGGAAGAGTCGGATGTGTGCGTGGTGATGCTCGACGCTACCCGTGGCATTGAAGCACAGGACGTGAACATCATCACCCTAGCCGACAAGAACCGCAAGGGCATCGTAATCTTGGTGAACAAGTGGGACCTCATCGAGGACAAGCAAACCAATACGGCTAAGGAGTTCGAGGAGAAAATTCTGGAGAAGATTGCGCCAATTAGCTATCCGCCTATCGTGTTCATCTCCGTGCTGAACAAGCAGCGTGTGCACAAGGCCATTGAAACGGCCATCGAGGTGTATAACAACAAGATGAAAAAGGTGCCTACCTCGCAACTAAACGAGGTGATGCTCCAAGAAATCGAGAAGTATCCGCCGCCTGCTACCAAAGGCAAATTGGTGCGCATCAAATACGCTACGCAGCTGCCGACGCACAATCCGGTTTTTGCTTTCTTCTGCAACTTGCCGCAGTACGTGAAGGAAAGCTACACCCGCTACTTGGAGAACCGATTGCGCGAAAACTTTGACTTCACGGGCGTACCAATTGGTATCGTGTTCCGCAAGAAATAA